A window of the Streptomyces sp. Ag109_O5-10 genome harbors these coding sequences:
- a CDS encoding glycosyltransferase family 1 protein, giving the protein MRVVIVTESFPPDVNGVAHCALQTARHLVDRGHAPLVVAPAPAPGNRLAAAAAPCPVVHVPSLPLPGYPQVRVALPSRKLAAALIEHRPDVVHLASPFILGVRGMAGAARLGIPAVAVYQTDLAGYARTYVGAGEAAAWRRIRSVHGAADRTLAPSTASIGDLEAHGVPRIRLWQRGVDTVRFRPEFRDEALRREIAPNGEVIVGYVGRLAPEKQVELLAGVCGLEGVKVVIVGDGPAQAHLTEALPGAVFLGRRTGDDLARIFASFDVFAHTGPFETFCQTVQEAMASGVPVVAPAVGGPIDLVDHGRTGFLVPPRDAGAVREAVACLVADAGTRAAFGHAARTTVEGRTWAAVGDQLIGHYEDVLAARRPVVAA; this is encoded by the coding sequence ATGCGTGTCGTCATCGTGACCGAATCCTTTCCCCCCGACGTGAACGGCGTGGCCCACTGCGCGCTCCAGACCGCCCGACACCTCGTCGACCGCGGTCACGCTCCCCTCGTCGTCGCTCCGGCCCCCGCCCCCGGAAACAGGCTCGCCGCGGCCGCCGCGCCCTGCCCTGTCGTCCACGTCCCCTCCCTTCCGCTCCCGGGCTATCCCCAGGTCCGCGTGGCTCTCCCCAGTCGTAAGCTCGCCGCCGCGCTGATCGAGCACCGCCCCGACGTGGTGCACCTGGCCAGCCCCTTCATCCTCGGCGTCCGCGGCATGGCCGGCGCCGCCCGGCTCGGCATCCCGGCCGTCGCCGTCTACCAGACCGACCTGGCCGGATATGCCCGCACCTACGTGGGCGCCGGCGAGGCGGCCGCGTGGCGGCGGATCCGGTCCGTGCACGGCGCCGCCGACCGCACCCTCGCCCCGTCCACCGCCTCCATCGGCGACCTGGAGGCGCACGGGGTGCCCCGCATCCGGCTGTGGCAGCGTGGCGTGGACACCGTCCGCTTCCGCCCCGAGTTCCGCGACGAGGCCCTGCGCCGCGAGATCGCCCCGAACGGCGAGGTCATCGTCGGCTACGTCGGCCGTCTCGCCCCCGAGAAGCAGGTCGAACTCCTCGCCGGGGTCTGCGGCCTGGAGGGCGTGAAGGTCGTGATCGTGGGCGACGGGCCCGCCCAGGCCCACCTCACCGAGGCGCTGCCGGGCGCGGTCTTCCTCGGCCGCCGCACCGGCGACGACCTCGCGCGGATCTTCGCCTCGTTCGACGTCTTCGCGCACACCGGCCCCTTCGAGACGTTCTGCCAGACCGTCCAGGAGGCCATGGCCAGCGGTGTCCCGGTCGTGGCGCCCGCCGTCGGCGGTCCGATCGACCTGGTCGACCACGGCCGCACCGGGTTCCTGGTCCCGCCCCGCGACGCCGGTGCCGTACGGGAGGCCGTGGCCTGCCTCGTCGCCGACGCCGGGACGCGGGCCGCGTTCGGCCACGCCGCGCGGACCACGGTCGAGGGCCGCACCTGGGCCGCCGTCGGCGACCAGCTGATCGGCCACTACGAGGACGTGCTCGCGGCGCGCCGGCCGGTGGTGGCGGCATGA
- a CDS encoding glycosyltransferase encodes MSATSPGPLRIVRLANFVAPASGGLRTALRELGKGFVAAGHEPVLVVPGERYSDRYEEQGRVITLPGPLLPGTGGYRVLVDRKRVQSLLEHLAPDRLEVSDRTTLRWTGRWARRARIPAVMVSHETADGVLRTWGMSENMSRRTADALNIRTAHTYARVVCTTEFAEREFIRIGARNVVRAPLGVDLTGRHPSLSDLDLRARYAREDEALLVMCSRLSVEKRPGTAIDAVEALARRGRRVILVVAGDGPLRERLEQRVRERRLPVTFLGHVSDRDSLGALQASADVALAPGPAETFGLAALEAMACGTPVVASASSALPEVIGSAGATAADRGEAFADAVETLLERPAAERRETARARAECFGWETAVEAFLAAHDAPVLSRRDESLDHSHDESGTTAPVRRVVPEGVA; translated from the coding sequence ATGAGCGCCACCTCGCCGGGCCCCCTGCGCATCGTCCGGCTGGCCAACTTCGTCGCCCCCGCCTCCGGCGGCCTGCGCACCGCACTGCGCGAACTCGGCAAGGGCTTCGTGGCGGCCGGGCACGAGCCGGTGCTGGTCGTGCCGGGCGAGCGCTACTCGGACCGGTACGAGGAGCAGGGCCGGGTCATCACGCTGCCCGGCCCGCTGCTGCCCGGCACCGGCGGCTACCGCGTCCTCGTCGACAGGAAGCGGGTGCAGAGCCTCCTGGAACACCTCGCCCCGGACCGCCTCGAGGTGTCCGACCGCACCACCCTGCGCTGGACCGGCCGCTGGGCCCGGCGCGCCCGGATCCCGGCCGTGATGGTCTCCCACGAGACCGCCGACGGAGTCCTGCGCACCTGGGGCATGTCCGAGAACATGTCCCGGCGCACCGCCGACGCGCTCAACATCCGTACCGCGCACACGTACGCGCGCGTGGTGTGCACGACCGAGTTCGCGGAGCGCGAGTTCATCCGCATCGGCGCGCGCAACGTCGTACGCGCCCCCCTGGGCGTCGACCTCACGGGCCGCCATCCCTCGCTGAGCGACCTCGACCTGCGGGCCCGGTACGCGCGCGAGGACGAGGCGCTGCTCGTCATGTGCTCGCGGCTGTCCGTGGAGAAGCGGCCCGGCACCGCGATCGACGCCGTCGAGGCGCTGGCACGGCGCGGCCGCCGGGTGATCCTGGTCGTGGCCGGCGACGGGCCGCTGCGGGAACGCCTGGAGCAGCGGGTGCGGGAGCGCAGGCTGCCGGTGACCTTCCTGGGGCATGTCTCCGACCGGGACAGCCTGGGCGCGCTGCAGGCGTCCGCCGACGTGGCCCTGGCGCCGGGACCCGCCGAGACGTTCGGACTGGCCGCCCTGGAGGCCATGGCCTGCGGGACGCCCGTCGTCGCCAGCGCCTCCTCCGCGCTGCCCGAGGTGATCGGTTCGGCCGGCGCCACCGCGGCCGACCGCGGCGAGGCGTTCGCCGACGCCGTGGAGACGCTCCTGGAGCGGCCCGCGGCCGAGCGCCGGGAAACGGCACGCGCGCGTGCGGAGTGCTTCGGCTGGGAAACGGCCGTGGAGGCGTTCCTCGCCGCCCACGACGCGCCGGTGCTGTCCCGTCGTGACGAGAGCCTTGACCACAGTCATGACGAGAGCGGAACGACGGCGCCGGTCCGTCGTGTCGTGCCGGAGGGCGTGGCATGA
- a CDS encoding SGNH/GDSL hydrolase family protein yields the protein MRTVRFVALGDSLTEGVGDPAGDGWRGWAALLAGGLAAKEVEFTNLAVSGAQTRDVLERQTPVALELRPDIVAVVIGVNDTLRCTFDIHAVAERLDKVYAALTERGATLLTACLPDPGAMWGLPGALARPLARRGRAVNAVVHALSERYGAVHLHASEGAWLTDREMWSADRLHPCERGHRQLAVRFHALLAPLGMATGTAPSAEPEFPPPTKRASLFWLATAGSAWVIRRCRDLLPQLLRLAVDEMRHRRRGTSARLDLSASAAVSAALAALQPPERPADAA from the coding sequence ATGAGAACGGTTCGCTTCGTGGCGCTCGGCGACTCGCTGACCGAGGGCGTGGGCGATCCCGCCGGCGACGGGTGGCGCGGCTGGGCCGCGCTGCTGGCCGGCGGACTCGCCGCGAAGGAGGTGGAGTTCACCAACCTCGCGGTCAGCGGTGCACAGACGCGCGACGTGCTGGAACGCCAGACCCCGGTCGCGCTGGAACTGCGCCCCGACATCGTCGCCGTCGTCATAGGCGTCAACGACACCCTGCGCTGCACGTTCGACATCCACGCGGTGGCCGAACGGCTCGACAAGGTCTACGCGGCCCTGACCGAGCGGGGCGCGACCCTGCTCACGGCCTGCCTGCCCGACCCCGGTGCGATGTGGGGGCTCCCGGGCGCCCTCGCCCGGCCGCTGGCCCGCCGGGGACGTGCGGTCAACGCGGTGGTGCACGCCTTGTCCGAGCGGTACGGGGCGGTCCACCTGCACGCCTCGGAGGGCGCCTGGCTCACCGACCGCGAGATGTGGAGCGCGGACCGGCTGCACCCGTGCGAGCGCGGGCACCGGCAGCTCGCCGTCCGCTTCCACGCCCTGCTCGCCCCGCTGGGCATGGCGACGGGGACGGCGCCGTCCGCCGAGCCCGAGTTCCCGCCGCCGACGAAGAGAGCGAGCCTCTTCTGGCTGGCCACGGCCGGCAGCGCCTGGGTGATCAGGCGCTGCCGGGACCTGCTGCCCCAGCTGCTGCGGCTGGCCGTCGACGAGATGCGGCACCGCCGCAGGGGCACCAGCGCCCGCCTGGACCTGAGCGCGTCCGCCGCGGTCTCCGCCGCGCTGGCCGCCCTCCAGCCGCCGGAGCGGCCCGCGGACGCCGCGTGA
- a CDS encoding biotin-dependent carboxyltransferase family protein, whose product MTDRALVVVRAGALTTVQDRGRPGHAHLGVPRSGALDAPAAALVNRLVGNAPDAAVLETTLNGCAVRPRSAVVVAVGGAPCPVTVGGRPAAWGAPVVVAAGELLEVGTARSGVRGYVAVSGGIAVEPVLGSRSTDLLSGLGPAPLADGTVLPLGTPVGPHARVDVVPQPSPPAELVLRVTLGPRADWFTEEAVRAFTSRAYRVSSASNRIGLRTEGPALDRARTGELPSEGMVLGAVQVPPDGRPVVFLADHPTTGGYPVIAVVRTADLPAAAQAVPGIPVRFVAVRRR is encoded by the coding sequence ATGACCGACCGCGCGCTCGTCGTCGTACGGGCCGGTGCGCTGACCACCGTGCAGGACCGGGGGCGGCCAGGACACGCGCATCTGGGGGTGCCCCGCTCCGGGGCGCTGGACGCGCCCGCCGCGGCACTCGTGAACCGGCTGGTCGGCAACGCACCGGACGCGGCCGTTCTGGAGACGACGCTGAACGGCTGTGCCGTGCGGCCGCGTTCGGCGGTCGTGGTGGCGGTCGGCGGCGCGCCGTGCCCCGTCACGGTGGGCGGGCGTCCGGCGGCCTGGGGTGCGCCGGTCGTCGTTGCGGCCGGGGAACTGCTGGAGGTGGGAACGGCCCGTTCCGGCGTACGGGGCTACGTGGCCGTCTCCGGCGGGATCGCGGTGGAACCGGTGCTCGGCAGCCGGTCCACGGACCTGCTCTCCGGGCTCGGTCCCGCCCCGCTGGCGGACGGCACGGTGCTGCCGCTGGGCACACCCGTGGGACCGCACGCGCGCGTGGATGTCGTACCGCAGCCGTCCCCGCCGGCGGAACTCGTGCTGCGGGTGACGCTCGGCCCGCGGGCCGACTGGTTCACGGAGGAGGCCGTCCGGGCGTTCACCTCGCGCGCGTACCGCGTGTCGTCGGCGAGCAACCGCATCGGGCTGCGCACGGAGGGGCCCGCCCTGGACCGGGCCCGTACCGGTGAACTCCCCAGCGAGGGCATGGTTCTCGGCGCCGTGCAGGTGCCGCCGGACGGGCGTCCGGTGGTCTTCCTGGCCGACCATCCGACCACCGGCGGCTATCCGGTGATCGCGGTGGTCCGCACCGCGGACCTCCCGGCGGCGGCCCAGGCGGTCCCGGGCATCCCGGTCCGCTTCGTGGCCGTACGCCGTCGCTGA
- a CDS encoding allophanate hydrolase subunit 1, giving the protein MTVHPVGDDALLVEVGSGAQAQALHAELLRRRAEGSLTVREIVPAARTVLLDGLGDPARLAAELATAVVPPAPPRARAAVELPVRYDGPDLAVVATHWRVPEREVARIHAGTEFTVAFCGFAPGFGYLTGLPARYDVPRRATPRTSVPAGAVALAGPYTGVYPRSSPGGWQLIGTTEAVLWDHARVPAALLAPGTRVRFVPVGDV; this is encoded by the coding sequence CTGACGGTCCACCCGGTCGGCGACGACGCCCTCCTCGTCGAGGTCGGGTCCGGAGCGCAGGCCCAGGCCCTGCACGCCGAGTTGCTGCGCCGCCGGGCGGAGGGCTCGCTCACGGTCCGCGAGATCGTGCCCGCCGCCCGCACCGTCCTGCTCGACGGTCTCGGCGACCCGGCCCGCCTGGCCGCCGAACTGGCCACCGCCGTGGTCCCGCCCGCTCCCCCGCGCGCGCGTGCGGCGGTCGAGCTGCCCGTGCGCTACGACGGTCCGGACCTCGCCGTGGTCGCCACCCACTGGCGGGTTCCCGAGCGGGAGGTGGCCCGCATCCACGCGGGCACCGAGTTCACGGTCGCGTTCTGCGGCTTCGCGCCCGGCTTCGGCTACCTCACCGGACTGCCCGCCCGGTACGACGTGCCGCGCCGGGCCACCCCGCGCACCTCGGTGCCCGCGGGCGCCGTGGCGCTGGCCGGGCCGTACACCGGTGTCTACCCGCGCTCCTCGCCGGGCGGCTGGCAGTTGATCGGGACGACGGAGGCGGTGCTGTGGGACCACGCGCGCGTGCCGGCCGCGCTGCTGGCGCCGGGGACGCGCGTGCGGTTCGTGCCGGTGGGGGACGTATGA
- a CDS encoding LamB/YcsF family protein → MTPIDLNADLGEGFGRWRLTDDEQLLSVVTSANVACGFHAGDAATMRRVCELAAGRGVRIGAQVSYRDLAGFGRRAMDVPPAELAAEVAYQIGALEVFARAAGARVAYVKPHGALYNRVVHDGEQAAAVVDGVLLADASLPMLGLPGSRLLALAEKAGLPTVTEAFADRAYTDEGTLVPRGREGAVVSDPDAVVERSVELARSGTVTAHSGARIAVCARSLCLHGDTPGAVELARRVRARLTTEGVTVAAFA, encoded by the coding sequence ATGACCCCGATCGACCTGAACGCGGACCTCGGCGAGGGCTTCGGCCGCTGGCGGCTCACCGACGACGAGCAGTTGCTGTCCGTCGTGACCAGCGCCAATGTGGCCTGCGGCTTCCACGCGGGGGACGCGGCCACCATGCGCCGGGTGTGCGAGCTGGCGGCCGGGCGCGGGGTGAGGATCGGCGCCCAGGTCTCCTACCGGGACCTGGCGGGGTTCGGGCGGCGCGCGATGGACGTGCCGCCCGCCGAGCTGGCGGCCGAGGTGGCCTACCAGATCGGCGCCCTGGAGGTCTTCGCGCGGGCCGCCGGCGCGCGCGTGGCGTACGTGAAGCCGCACGGCGCGCTCTACAACCGGGTCGTGCACGACGGGGAACAGGCCGCCGCGGTGGTCGACGGCGTGCTCCTCGCGGACGCCTCGCTGCCCATGCTGGGGCTGCCCGGTTCCCGGCTGCTGGCGCTGGCGGAAAAGGCGGGGCTGCCGACGGTCACGGAGGCGTTCGCGGACCGTGCCTACACCGATGAAGGGACGCTCGTCCCGCGTGGGCGCGAGGGCGCGGTGGTGAGCGACCCGGACGCGGTCGTCGAACGCTCGGTGGAGCTGGCGCGCTCCGGCACGGTCACCGCGCACTCCGGCGCGCGCATCGCGGTGTGCGCCCGCTCGCTCTGCCTGCACGGCGACACTCCGGGCGCTGTGGAGCTGGCGCGCAGGGTGCGCGCGCGGCTCACGACGGAGGGCGTGACCGTGGCGGCCTTCGCATGA
- a CDS encoding putative hydro-lyase, which produces MNRTEELLAARTAADLPVALVDEHAHAWSPRSARARFRDGLTGPTAGVAAGHTQANLISVPADWAYDMLLFCQRNPKPCPVLDVTDAGATGTELAQGADLRTDLPRYRVWRDGELVDEPTDVRAYWRDDLVSFLLGCSFTFEWALAGAGVPIRHVAQGRNVPMYVTSRPCRPAGRLRGPMVVSMRPVPPQHLSAAIRESSLLPAVHGGPVHCGDPAALGIADLGRPDFGDPVDAEPDDIPVFWACGVTPQAAVTASRPPFAITHAPGQMFISDARDEQYRVA; this is translated from the coding sequence GTGAACCGCACGGAAGAGCTCCTTGCCGCCCGTACCGCGGCGGACCTGCCCGTCGCTCTCGTCGACGAGCACGCGCACGCGTGGAGCCCGAGAAGCGCCCGGGCGCGTTTCCGGGATGGCCTCACGGGCCCCACGGCCGGCGTCGCGGCCGGGCACACGCAGGCCAACCTGATCTCGGTGCCCGCCGACTGGGCGTACGACATGCTGCTGTTCTGCCAGCGCAACCCGAAGCCCTGTCCGGTGCTCGACGTCACCGACGCCGGTGCGACCGGCACCGAACTCGCCCAGGGCGCGGACCTGCGTACCGACCTGCCGCGCTACCGGGTGTGGCGGGACGGGGAGCTGGTGGACGAACCCACGGACGTACGGGCGTACTGGCGGGACGACCTGGTGTCGTTCCTGCTCGGGTGCAGCTTCACGTTCGAGTGGGCGCTGGCCGGGGCCGGGGTGCCGATCCGCCACGTCGCGCAGGGCCGGAACGTGCCCATGTACGTGACCAGCCGGCCGTGCCGTCCGGCGGGACGGCTGCGCGGGCCGATGGTGGTGTCCATGCGCCCGGTGCCGCCGCAACATCTGTCCGCCGCGATCCGGGAGAGCAGTCTGCTCCCGGCGGTGCACGGCGGGCCCGTGCACTGCGGCGATCCCGCCGCGCTGGGCATCGCCGACCTCGGCCGGCCCGACTTCGGCGACCCGGTGGACGCCGAGCCTGACGACATCCCGGTGTTCTGGGCCTGCGGGGTGACCCCGCAGGCGGCGGTGACGGCGTCCCGGCCGCCGTTCGCCATCACCCACGCACCGGGCCAGATGTTCATCAGCGACGCCCGCGACGAGCAGTACCGCGTGGCCTGA
- a CDS encoding MFS transporter, whose translation MSTTPPPQALSSDAHPGEGERSAEDGLFGWLRPLGPRGRRAFAGAFGGYALDSYDYFTLPLSMVALAAYFGLDSGQTGLFTTVTLVVSAVGGAAAGVFADRVGRVRALMITVITYAVFTVACGFAPNYETLLVFRALQGLGFGGEWAVGAILVAEYASARHRGRTLGAVQSSWAVGWALAAIVYTLVFSFVGDDLAWRVMFWTGALPALLVLWLRRRVHDAPQAVAVREQSPRRGSFVAIFRPGTADAPGLLRTTVFAGLLSTGVQGGYYTLATWVPTYLKTERGLSVVGTGGYLTFLISGAFLGYLTGGYLTDRLGRRRNIWLFAVASAVCVLAYANIPGGANTLLLVLGFPLGFCMSAIFSGFGSYLSELYPTAVRGTGQGFTYNAGRAVGAVFPTLVGFLADSWGVGGALVFGAAGYALAAVALFGLPETRGKELA comes from the coding sequence ATGAGCACGACTCCTCCACCGCAGGCCCTGTCCTCCGATGCGCACCCGGGCGAGGGTGAACGCAGCGCCGAGGACGGCCTGTTCGGCTGGCTGCGCCCCCTCGGTCCACGCGGCCGACGTGCGTTCGCCGGAGCTTTCGGCGGATATGCCCTGGATTCGTACGACTACTTCACCCTGCCGCTGAGCATGGTCGCGCTCGCGGCGTACTTCGGCCTGGACAGCGGCCAGACCGGCCTGTTCACCACCGTCACCCTGGTGGTCTCCGCGGTCGGTGGCGCCGCGGCCGGCGTGTTCGCGGACCGGGTGGGCCGGGTCCGCGCGCTGATGATCACGGTGATCACCTACGCGGTCTTCACGGTCGCCTGCGGCTTCGCGCCCAACTACGAGACCCTGCTGGTGTTCCGCGCGCTCCAGGGCCTCGGCTTCGGCGGCGAGTGGGCGGTCGGCGCGATCCTGGTCGCCGAGTACGCGAGCGCCCGCCACCGCGGCCGTACGCTCGGTGCCGTCCAGAGTTCCTGGGCCGTCGGCTGGGCGCTCGCCGCGATCGTGTACACGCTGGTCTTCTCGTTCGTCGGCGACGACCTGGCCTGGCGGGTGATGTTCTGGACCGGCGCGCTGCCCGCGCTCCTCGTGCTGTGGCTGCGCCGCCGGGTGCACGACGCCCCGCAGGCGGTCGCGGTACGCGAACAGAGCCCCCGGCGCGGCTCGTTCGTCGCCATCTTCCGGCCGGGCACGGCCGACGCGCCCGGACTGCTGCGCACCACGGTCTTCGCGGGCCTGCTGTCCACCGGTGTGCAGGGCGGCTACTACACGCTGGCCACCTGGGTGCCGACCTACCTCAAGACCGAGCGCGGACTGTCGGTCGTCGGCACCGGCGGCTATCTGACCTTCCTGATCTCGGGAGCCTTCCTCGGCTATCTGACCGGCGGGTACCTCACCGACAGGCTGGGCCGGCGCCGCAACATCTGGCTGTTCGCGGTGGCGTCGGCGGTCTGCGTGCTGGCGTACGCGAACATCCCGGGCGGTGCCAACACGCTGCTCCTGGTGCTCGGTTTCCCGCTCGGCTTCTGCATGTCGGCGATTTTCAGCGGCTTCGGGTCGTACCTGAGCGAGCTGTACCCGACGGCGGTGCGCGGCACCGGGCAGGGCTTCACGTACAACGCCGGCCGCGCGGTGGGCGCGGTCTTCCCGACCCTGGTGGGCTTCCTGGCCGACAGCTGGGGCGTGGGCGGTGCGCTGGTCTTCGGCGCGGCCGGCTACGCACTGGCCGCCGTGGCCCTGTTCGGACTGCCGGAGACACGCGGGAAGGAACTGGCGTGA
- a CDS encoding GntR family transcriptional regulator, with the protein MAEQLTGLADDRALLGRTSTAERVSDILRSRIADGYFPPGTRLSEDGIGGALGVSRNTLREAFRLLTHERLLVHELNRGVFVRVLTVEDVEDIYRTRALVECAVVRGLGDPPYALESLSAAVAEGQSAATEDDWKAVGTANIHFHRELVALAGSERTDELMRSVFAELRLAFHVVDDPHALHEPYLTRNREILESLQRGDRRAAERLLETYLTDSLERVVEVYRRRVDSAP; encoded by the coding sequence ATGGCAGAGCAGCTGACGGGACTGGCCGACGACCGCGCCCTCCTCGGGCGGACCAGCACCGCGGAACGGGTCTCCGACATCCTCAGGAGCCGTATCGCCGACGGCTACTTCCCGCCAGGCACCCGCCTGTCGGAGGACGGCATCGGCGGCGCGCTCGGAGTCTCCCGCAACACCCTGCGCGAGGCGTTCCGGCTGCTCACCCACGAACGCCTGCTGGTCCACGAACTCAACCGGGGCGTCTTCGTCCGGGTCCTGACGGTGGAGGACGTCGAGGACATCTACCGCACGCGCGCCCTCGTCGAGTGCGCCGTCGTACGCGGCCTCGGCGACCCGCCGTACGCCCTGGAGAGCCTGTCGGCGGCGGTCGCCGAGGGGCAGTCGGCGGCCACCGAGGATGACTGGAAAGCGGTGGGTACGGCCAATATCCACTTCCACCGGGAACTGGTCGCCCTGGCCGGCAGCGAACGCACCGATGAACTGATGCGCAGCGTCTTCGCGGAACTCCGCCTCGCCTTCCACGTGGTCGACGACCCCCACGCCCTGCACGAGCCGTACCTGACCCGCAACCGGGAGATCCTGGAGTCGCTCCAGCGCGGCGACAGGCGCGCCGCGGAACGCCTGCTGGAGACCTACCTCACGGACTCCCTGGAACGAGTGGTGGAGGTCTACCGCCGCCGCGTGGACAGCGCCCCGTAA